A single region of the Solwaraspora sp. WMMD406 genome encodes:
- a CDS encoding ABC transporter ATP-binding protein — protein MEATGSGPTAATREPLLEVDHVTLQFGGVVALDDVDFTLYKGEILGLIGPNGAGKTTCFNAMTGIYRPTKGEIRFRGQGIVGRKRHQITKMGMARTFQNIRLFPEMTALENVQVGADAHHKTSVISAMLRLPRHWREERDGREKARDLLDFVGIGHRINEMARNLSYGEQRRLEIARALATDPVLLCLDEPAAGFNPAEKEELLQLIRQIRDRGVTVLLIEHDMRLVMGVTDRIVVLEFGKKIAEGLPADVREDHRVIAAYLGVPDDAA, from the coding sequence ATCGAAGCGACCGGGTCCGGCCCGACCGCCGCGACCCGCGAGCCCCTGCTCGAAGTCGATCACGTCACGCTGCAGTTCGGCGGCGTCGTCGCCCTCGACGACGTGGACTTCACCCTCTACAAGGGGGAGATCCTCGGCCTGATCGGGCCGAACGGGGCCGGCAAGACCACCTGCTTCAACGCGATGACCGGCATCTACCGGCCCACCAAGGGCGAGATCCGGTTCCGTGGCCAGGGGATCGTGGGCAGGAAGCGCCACCAGATCACCAAGATGGGGATGGCACGCACCTTCCAGAACATCCGGCTCTTTCCGGAGATGACCGCCCTGGAGAACGTCCAGGTCGGCGCGGACGCCCACCACAAGACCAGCGTCATCTCCGCGATGCTGCGGCTGCCCCGGCACTGGCGGGAGGAACGCGACGGTCGGGAAAAGGCCCGCGACCTGCTGGACTTCGTCGGCATCGGCCACCGGATCAACGAGATGGCCCGCAACCTGTCGTACGGCGAACAGCGGCGCCTGGAGATCGCCCGGGCGTTGGCGACCGACCCGGTACTGCTCTGCCTCGACGAGCCGGCGGCCGGCTTCAACCCGGCGGAGAAGGAAGAGCTGCTCCAACTGATCCGCCAGATCCGCGACCGGGGTGTCACCGTGCTGCTGATCGAGCACGACATGCGCCTGGTCATGGGGGTCACCGACCGGATCGTGGTGCTGGAGTTCGGAAAGAAGATCGCCGAGGGACTGCCCGCCGACGTGCGGGAGGACCACCGGGTGATCGCCGCCTACCTGGGAGTACCCGACGATGCTGCTTGA
- a CDS encoding ABC transporter ATP-binding protein — protein sequence MLLEIEDVSLLYGRIQALHGISLTVDEGEIVALIGANGAGKSTTMRAISGIRPIASGRITFDGEDISKLRADLRVRRGLCQAPEGRGIFPGMTVLENLDMGAYTRRDRAGIAADLDRVLGLFPRLAERRRQAGGTLSGGEQQMLAVGRALMSRPKLLLLDEPSMGLAPMLIQQIFDIIVEINQQGTTVLLVEQNAQQALSRAHRAYVLETGSIVKSGTGNDLLHDPAVKEAYLGVA from the coding sequence ATGCTGCTTGAGATCGAGGACGTCAGCCTGCTGTACGGGCGGATCCAGGCGCTGCACGGCATCAGCCTTACGGTCGACGAGGGCGAGATCGTCGCCCTGATCGGTGCCAACGGCGCCGGCAAGTCCACCACCATGCGGGCCATCTCGGGGATCCGGCCGATCGCGTCGGGCCGGATCACCTTCGACGGCGAGGACATCTCCAAGCTCCGCGCCGACCTGCGGGTCCGCCGCGGGCTCTGCCAGGCGCCGGAGGGTCGGGGCATCTTCCCCGGCATGACGGTGCTGGAGAACCTCGACATGGGGGCGTACACCCGCAGGGACCGGGCGGGTATCGCCGCCGACCTGGACCGGGTGCTCGGCCTGTTCCCCCGGCTGGCCGAGCGGCGCAGGCAGGCCGGCGGCACCCTGTCCGGTGGTGAGCAGCAGATGCTGGCCGTCGGACGGGCGCTGATGAGCCGGCCGAAGCTGCTGCTGCTCGACGAGCCGTCGATGGGGCTCGCGCCGATGCTGATCCAGCAGATCTTCGACATCATCGTGGAGATCAACCAGCAGGGCACCACGGTTCTGCTCGTCGAGCAGAACGCCCAGCAGGCGCTCTCCCGGGCCCACCGGGCGTACGTGTTGGAGACCGGGAGCATCGTCAAGTCCGGCACCGGCAACGATCTGCTGCACGACCCGGCCGTCAAGGAGGCGTACCTCGGTGTCGCCTGA
- a CDS encoding ABC transporter substrate-binding protein, producing the protein MTITHSRIRRTVVGAIGAFAVLLAATGCGEQDSTEQPGGAAPSASADADLAALVPDEIKADGKILVGTDASYAPAEFLDTDGATVIGFDVDLFNAVAGKLGLTTEYVPSQFDDIIPGVMSGKYEIGVSSFTINDERKAQVNMVSYFAAGTQWAAPAGAPVDPDDACGKRVAVQAGTVQVEDIEARSAACTAAGNPEITIEQFQGQDQATASVVSGKNDAMLADSPVCAYAVQQTNGELELAGDIYDSAPYGYVVAQEQTAFADALAEALTAVIADGSYEQALSNWGVEAGGITDPAVNP; encoded by the coding sequence GTGACAATCACCCACTCCCGAATCCGTCGGACCGTGGTCGGTGCCATCGGCGCGTTCGCTGTCCTGCTGGCCGCGACCGGTTGCGGTGAGCAGGACAGCACCGAGCAGCCGGGCGGTGCCGCGCCGAGCGCCTCGGCCGACGCCGACCTGGCCGCGCTGGTCCCGGACGAGATCAAGGCCGACGGCAAGATCCTGGTCGGCACCGACGCCTCGTACGCGCCGGCGGAGTTCCTGGACACCGACGGTGCCACGGTGATCGGCTTCGACGTCGACCTGTTCAACGCCGTCGCCGGTAAGCTCGGGCTGACCACCGAGTACGTGCCCAGCCAGTTCGACGACATCATCCCCGGGGTGATGTCCGGCAAGTACGAGATCGGGGTCTCCTCGTTCACCATCAACGACGAGCGCAAGGCGCAGGTCAACATGGTGTCCTACTTCGCGGCCGGCACGCAGTGGGCGGCGCCCGCCGGTGCGCCGGTCGACCCGGACGACGCCTGCGGCAAGCGGGTGGCGGTCCAGGCCGGCACCGTCCAGGTGGAGGACATCGAGGCCCGGTCGGCGGCCTGTACCGCCGCCGGCAACCCCGAGATCACCATCGAGCAGTTCCAGGGACAGGACCAGGCGACCGCCTCGGTGGTCTCCGGCAAGAACGACGCGATGCTGGCCGACTCGCCGGTCTGCGCGTACGCGGTCCAGCAAACCAACGGTGAGCTGGAGCTGGCCGGCGACATCTACGATTCGGCCCCGTATGGCTACGTGGTGGCGCAGGAACAGACCGCGTTCGCTGACGCGCTGGCCGAGGCGTTGACGGCGGTGATCGCCGACGGCAGCTACGAGCAGGCGTTGAGCAACTGGGGCGTCGAGGCGGGCGGGATCACCGACCCGGCCGTCAACCCCTGA
- a CDS encoding amino acid ABC transporter permease: MAPSSSETGRSRPEPIKAVPVRHPGRWVAIGVLAVLAAMFVHLLVTNDRFQWTFMVDNMFRPPIVEGVRTTITMTVLAMVIGIAVGVLVAVMRLSGNPILAGVAWLYTWFFRAVPRVVLLVLFGNLGILWERLEFGLPFDRQLGALFGVTDFEARIWGFDARTAISGFVAGLLGLALSEAAYMAEIVRAGIQSVDPGQAEACAALGMSQGLTLRRVVLPQAMRVIVPPTGNETIAMLKDTSLLAFVPVTNELFFQLSAVGSRTFQVFPMLVAACLWYLALTSVLMVGQFFVERWFSRGFGSGSGQPTRQRPRPAGGPAGTATATATPTAGATEPGGPS; the protein is encoded by the coding sequence GTGGCACCGTCGTCGTCCGAAACGGGCCGGTCCCGGCCCGAGCCGATCAAGGCGGTGCCGGTACGCCATCCGGGGCGCTGGGTGGCGATCGGTGTGCTCGCCGTACTGGCCGCCATGTTCGTGCACCTGCTGGTCACCAACGACCGGTTCCAGTGGACGTTCATGGTCGACAACATGTTCCGGCCGCCGATCGTCGAGGGGGTCCGGACCACCATCACGATGACCGTGCTGGCGATGGTGATCGGCATCGCCGTCGGCGTGCTGGTCGCCGTGATGCGGCTGTCCGGCAACCCGATCCTGGCCGGGGTCGCCTGGCTCTACACCTGGTTCTTCCGGGCCGTGCCCCGGGTGGTGCTGCTGGTGCTCTTCGGCAACCTCGGGATCCTGTGGGAACGGCTGGAGTTCGGTCTGCCGTTCGACCGGCAGCTCGGAGCGCTGTTCGGGGTCACCGACTTCGAGGCCCGGATCTGGGGCTTCGACGCCCGGACGGCGATCAGCGGCTTCGTCGCCGGGCTGCTCGGGCTGGCGCTGTCCGAGGCGGCGTACATGGCGGAGATCGTCCGTGCCGGCATCCAGTCGGTGGATCCCGGTCAGGCCGAGGCGTGCGCCGCGCTCGGCATGAGTCAGGGGTTGACCCTGCGCCGGGTGGTTCTGCCGCAGGCGATGCGGGTGATCGTGCCGCCGACCGGCAACGAGACGATCGCGATGCTCAAGGACACCTCGCTACTGGCGTTCGTACCGGTGACCAACGAGCTGTTCTTCCAGCTGTCGGCGGTCGGATCGCGGACCTTCCAGGTCTTTCCGATGCTGGTCGCCGCCTGCCTGTGGTATCTGGCGCTGACCAGCGTGCTGATGGTCGGGCAGTTCTTCGTCGAACGCTGGTTCTCCCGTGGCTTCGGCTCGGGATCCGGCCAGCCGACCCGGCAGCGTCCCCGACCGGCCGGCGGGCCGGCGGGCACCGCCACCGCGACGGCCACCCCGACGGCCGGCGCCACCGAGCCGGGAGGGCCCTCATGA
- a CDS encoding amino acid ABC transporter ATP-binding protein — MVYAENVHKSFGSLDVLNGVDLAVRPGEVCCVIGPSGSGKSTFLRCVNHLEKIDGGRIWVDGSLVGYRQRGDKLHELPAREVAAQRQSIGMVFQRFNLFPHMTALANVMEAPLRVRRESKQQVRERAAALLDRVGLADKAAAYPGQLSGGQQQRVAIARALAMRPKLMLFDEPTSALDPELVGEVLDVMRDLARDGMTMIVVTHEIGFAREVGDSLVFMDGGVVVEAGEPRQVLAEPRHERTRAFLSKVL; from the coding sequence ATGGTGTACGCCGAGAACGTACACAAGTCGTTCGGGTCGCTGGACGTGCTCAACGGTGTCGACCTGGCGGTACGGCCGGGCGAGGTGTGCTGTGTGATCGGCCCCTCCGGGTCCGGCAAGTCGACGTTCCTGCGCTGCGTCAACCATCTGGAGAAGATCGACGGCGGGCGGATCTGGGTCGACGGGTCACTGGTCGGTTACCGGCAGCGGGGCGACAAGCTGCACGAACTGCCGGCCCGGGAGGTGGCCGCCCAGCGCCAGTCGATCGGCATGGTGTTCCAGCGGTTCAACCTCTTCCCGCACATGACCGCCCTGGCCAACGTGATGGAGGCGCCGCTACGGGTCCGCCGCGAATCGAAGCAGCAGGTCCGGGAGCGGGCGGCGGCGCTGCTGGACCGGGTCGGCCTGGCGGACAAGGCGGCGGCCTATCCGGGTCAGCTGTCCGGCGGACAGCAGCAGCGGGTGGCGATCGCCCGGGCGTTGGCCATGCGGCCGAAACTGATGCTCTTCGACGAGCCGACCAGCGCGCTGGATCCGGAGCTGGTCGGTGAGGTGCTCGACGTGATGCGGGACCTGGCCCGGGACGGGATGACCATGATCGTGGTGACCCACGAGATCGGGTTCGCCCGCGAGGTCGGCGACTCACTGGTCTTCATGGACGGCGGCGTGGTGGTCGAGGCCGGCGAACCCCGGCAGGTGCTCGCCGAGCCCCGGCACGAACGAACCCGGGCATTTCTGAGTAAAGTCCTCTGA
- the polA gene encoding DNA polymerase I: protein MTDDAPRLLLLDGHSLAYRAFFALPVENFSTSTGQPTNAVYGFTSMLINVLRDERPTHIVVAFDISRRSFRTERYADYKAGRSESPADFAGQVSLVQEILAALRIPFVTKDNYEADDIIATLAGQGRDAGMDVLICTGDRDAFQLIDDRVTVLYPRKGVSDLARMDPAAVTARYGVGPGHYRDLAALVGESSDNLPGVPGVGPKTAAKWISQYGGLDGVIAHVDQIKGKAGESLRERLADVMRNYEINGLVADLELPVTVADAKWAGWDREAVHQVFDTLQFRILRDRLYQYLDAVEPEAEAGFDLAGEVLGAGAVASWLATHAPAGTAVGVAVAGTFGRGTGTLTAVAVATADGAAAWWDPAGLDAADEAAVADWLADERRRKVLHDSKPARLAFAAHGWSLAGIDRDTALAAYLARPDQRSYDLVDLALRYLHRELRVDAPDDGQLTLDGLGPQGEIEQNLMLRARATLDLAAAIDTELARDGDASTRLLAEVELPLVEVLAGMEQAGIAADTQYLTELEALFAAEVKAAAQAAYGVIGREFNLGSPKQLQEILFTDLGLPKTKKIKTGYTTDADALQWLFVQTEHPLLAHLLRHRDVARLKSTVDGLLKSISDDGRIHTTFHQTVAATGRLSSTDPNLQNIPIRTEEGRRIRRAFVVGAGYESLLTADYSQIEMRIMAHLSGDEALIEAFNSGEDFHAVTASSVFQVPLTEVAPEQRRRIKAMNYGLAYGLSAFGLSQQLGIATDEAKTLMEEYFRRFGGVRDYLQTLVAQARQDGYTSTVLGRRRYLPDLVSDNRQRREMAERMALNAPIQGSAADLIKVAMLHIDGALRASTLRSRMLLQVHDELVFEVAPGERADLEELVRREMGGAYPLSVPLEVSVGVGDDWHSAEH, encoded by the coding sequence GTGACCGACGACGCGCCCCGCCTGTTGCTTCTCGACGGCCATTCCCTGGCCTACCGGGCGTTCTTCGCCCTACCGGTGGAGAACTTCTCCACCAGCACCGGGCAGCCCACCAACGCGGTCTATGGCTTCACCTCCATGTTGATCAACGTCCTGCGCGACGAGCGGCCGACGCACATCGTGGTCGCCTTCGACATCTCCCGCCGCTCGTTCCGTACCGAGCGTTACGCCGACTACAAGGCCGGCCGGTCGGAGAGCCCGGCCGACTTCGCCGGCCAGGTGAGCCTGGTCCAGGAGATCCTCGCCGCGCTGCGCATCCCGTTCGTCACCAAGGACAACTACGAGGCCGACGACATCATCGCCACCCTGGCCGGCCAGGGCCGCGACGCCGGCATGGACGTGCTGATCTGCACCGGTGACCGGGACGCCTTCCAACTGATCGACGACCGGGTCACCGTGCTCTACCCCCGTAAGGGCGTCTCCGACCTGGCCCGGATGGACCCGGCGGCGGTCACCGCCCGCTACGGTGTCGGCCCGGGGCACTACCGGGATCTGGCCGCGCTGGTCGGCGAGTCCAGCGACAACCTGCCCGGAGTGCCGGGCGTCGGGCCGAAGACGGCCGCCAAGTGGATCAGCCAGTACGGCGGGCTGGACGGTGTCATCGCCCACGTCGACCAGATCAAGGGCAAGGCCGGCGAGAGCCTGCGGGAGCGACTCGCCGACGTGATGCGCAACTACGAGATCAACGGCCTGGTCGCCGACTTGGAGCTGCCGGTCACCGTGGCCGACGCCAAGTGGGCCGGCTGGGACCGCGAAGCCGTCCACCAGGTCTTCGACACCCTGCAGTTCCGGATCCTGCGCGACCGGCTCTATCAATACCTCGACGCCGTCGAGCCGGAAGCCGAAGCCGGCTTCGACCTGGCCGGCGAGGTGCTCGGCGCTGGCGCGGTCGCGTCGTGGCTGGCGACCCATGCCCCGGCCGGGACCGCCGTCGGCGTCGCGGTCGCCGGCACCTTCGGCCGGGGCACCGGCACCCTGACGGCGGTCGCGGTGGCCACCGCCGACGGTGCTGCCGCCTGGTGGGACCCGGCCGGGCTGGACGCCGCCGACGAGGCAGCGGTCGCCGACTGGCTCGCCGACGAGCGGCGGCGCAAGGTGCTGCACGACAGCAAGCCGGCCCGGCTGGCGTTCGCCGCGCACGGCTGGTCGCTGGCCGGCATCGACCGGGACACCGCCCTCGCCGCCTACCTGGCCCGCCCCGACCAGCGCTCCTACGACCTGGTCGACCTGGCGCTGCGGTACCTGCACCGGGAGCTTCGGGTCGACGCCCCGGACGACGGCCAGCTCACCCTCGACGGGCTCGGACCGCAGGGCGAGATCGAGCAGAACCTGATGTTGCGGGCCCGCGCCACGCTCGACCTGGCCGCCGCGATCGACACCGAGCTGGCCCGCGACGGGGACGCCTCGACCCGGCTGCTCGCCGAGGTGGAGCTCCCGCTGGTCGAGGTGCTCGCCGGCATGGAGCAGGCCGGCATCGCCGCGGACACCCAATATCTGACCGAGCTGGAGGCGCTGTTCGCCGCCGAGGTCAAGGCGGCCGCGCAGGCGGCGTACGGGGTGATCGGCCGCGAGTTCAACCTGGGCTCCCCCAAGCAGCTGCAGGAGATCCTTTTCACCGACCTGGGCCTGCCCAAGACCAAGAAGATCAAGACGGGCTACACCACCGACGCGGACGCGTTGCAGTGGCTGTTCGTGCAGACCGAGCATCCGCTGCTGGCGCACCTGCTGCGCCACCGTGACGTGGCCCGGCTCAAGTCGACCGTCGACGGCCTGCTCAAGTCGATCTCCGACGACGGGCGGATCCACACCACCTTCCACCAGACGGTGGCCGCCACCGGCCGGCTCTCGTCCACCGACCCCAACCTGCAGAACATCCCGATCCGCACGGAGGAAGGCCGCCGGATCCGCCGGGCGTTCGTGGTCGGCGCCGGCTACGAGTCGTTGCTGACCGCCGACTACAGCCAGATCGAGATGCGGATCATGGCGCATCTGTCCGGTGACGAGGCGTTGATCGAGGCGTTCAACTCCGGCGAGGACTTCCACGCCGTCACCGCGTCGTCGGTGTTCCAGGTGCCGTTAACCGAGGTGGCCCCGGAGCAGCGTCGCCGGATCAAGGCGATGAACTACGGCCTGGCGTACGGGTTGAGTGCCTTCGGCCTGTCCCAGCAGCTCGGCATCGCCACCGACGAGGCCAAAACGCTGATGGAGGAGTACTTCCGCCGGTTCGGTGGGGTCCGCGACTACCTGCAGACGCTGGTCGCCCAGGCCCGCCAGGACGGCTACACCTCCACCGTTCTCGGCCGCCGTCGCTACCTACCCGACCTGGTCAGCGACAACCGGCAGCGGCGCGAGATGGCCGAGCGGATGGCGCTCAACGCCCCGATCCAGGGCTCCGCCGCCGACCTGATCAAGGTGGCGATGTTGCACATCGACGGCGCGCTGCGCGCCTCGACGCTGCGGTCCCGGATGCTGCTGCAGGTCCACGACGAGCTGGTGTTCGAGGTCGCGCCGGGGGAGCGGGCCGACCTGGAGGAGCTGGTCCGCCGGGAGATGGGCGGCGCGTACCCGCTGTCGGTGCCGTTGGAGGTCTCCGTCGGCGTCGGCGACGACTGGCACAGCGCCGAGCACTGA